In Micromonospora sp. WMMD980, the following are encoded in one genomic region:
- a CDS encoding NIPSNAP family protein — protein MITCVVHYTIDPGQIGAFERFARAWMELVRRHGGVHHGYFLPAEGASDRAEALFSFESLAAYERYRARFGTDPEFVAADRIRDESGCVLRYERTFMRPLLPTV, from the coding sequence ATGATCACCTGCGTGGTGCACTACACCATCGATCCCGGGCAGATCGGGGCGTTCGAACGGTTCGCCCGCGCCTGGATGGAGCTGGTGCGACGGCACGGCGGCGTGCACCACGGCTACTTCCTGCCGGCCGAGGGGGCCAGCGACCGGGCGGAGGCGCTGTTCAGCTTCGAGAGCCTGGCGGCGTACGAGCGCTACCGGGCGCGGTTCGGCACGGACCCGGAGTTCGTCGCCGCCGACCGGATCCGCGACGAGTCGGGCTGCGTCCTGCGCTACGAGCGCACGTTCATGCGACCGCTCCTCCCCACGGTCTGA
- a CDS encoding ATP-binding cassette domain-containing protein yields MEHAIIAEGLCKRYGDTAALDGFDLRVPPGTVCGLLGPNGAGKTTAVRILATLLRFDAGRAEVAGFDVARQADQVRYRIGLVGQRPALDEALSGRENLVILGRLFHLGRAQARRRAGELLERFGLADDGGAPVRTYSGGMRRRLDLAAGMIRTPSVLFLDEPTTALDPRGRNEVWESVRDLVRAGTTVLLTTQYLDEADQLADRICVLDAGRVIAEGTPDALKSRLGGDRIDLVVRDARDLATAADRLRRVATAEPVVDPDRRAVSAQVDDRAGALTGVLRALDADGVTVTDVALRRPTLDEVFLRLTGRPAERVDAIVEVPA; encoded by the coding sequence GTGGAACACGCGATCATCGCGGAAGGGTTGTGCAAGCGGTACGGCGACACGGCCGCGCTGGACGGATTCGACCTGCGGGTGCCACCCGGCACGGTCTGCGGGCTGCTCGGCCCGAACGGCGCCGGCAAGACCACGGCGGTACGGATCCTGGCCACGCTGCTGCGGTTCGACGCCGGCCGGGCCGAGGTGGCCGGTTTCGACGTGGCCCGCCAGGCCGACCAAGTGCGCTACCGCATCGGCCTGGTCGGGCAGCGTCCGGCTCTCGACGAGGCGCTGAGCGGTCGGGAGAACCTGGTGATCCTCGGTCGACTGTTCCACCTCGGCCGGGCGCAGGCCCGCCGGCGCGCCGGAGAGCTGCTGGAGCGGTTCGGGCTCGCCGACGACGGTGGCGCGCCGGTGCGGACGTACTCGGGCGGGATGCGCCGGCGGCTCGACCTGGCCGCCGGGATGATCCGCACACCGTCGGTGCTCTTCCTCGACGAGCCCACCACGGCTCTGGACCCGCGCGGGCGCAACGAGGTGTGGGAGTCGGTCCGGGACCTGGTCCGGGCCGGCACCACCGTGCTGCTCACCACGCAGTACCTCGACGAGGCCGACCAGCTCGCCGACCGCATCTGCGTGCTCGACGCCGGTCGGGTCATCGCCGAGGGCACCCCGGACGCGCTCAAGTCCCGGCTCGGCGGTGACCGGATCGATCTGGTCGTCCGCGACGCCCGCGACCTCGCCACGGCAGCGGACCGGCTGCGCCGGGTGGCCACCGCCGAGCCGGTCGTCGACCCGGACCGCCGCGCGGTCAGCGCCCAGGTCGACGACCGGGCCGGCGCGTTGACCGGGGTGCTGCGCGCGCTCGACGCCGACGGGGTGACCGTGACGGACGTGGCGCTGCGCCGGCCGACCCTCGACGAGGTGTTCCTCCGGCTCACCGGCCGGCCCGCCGAGCGGGTCGACGCCATCGTGGAGGTGCCCGCGTGA
- a CDS encoding alpha/beta hydrolase, which translates to MSIGIPEFDYRRVTVADGVALNVAVGGRGRPVVLLHGFPQTHLMWRHVAADLAADHTVICPDLRGYGASDKPPAHDEDTYAKRTMAADVVALARALGHERFALAGHDRGALVAVRAGLDHPDVVTHLASLDVLPTLDMWDVLHGASAAVAFHLYLMAQPPGLPERMISASADAFFGYFLDAWGTGPAAVPVEVRAEYLRASREAVDSIVADYRASAGIDVAHDRADRDAGRRLDMPVTVIQQDWGAALGYDAQAVWRAWAPDLEHRTTTAGHFLAEAAPAEVTEALRALLKR; encoded by the coding sequence ATGAGCATCGGCATTCCAGAATTCGACTATCGGCGCGTCACCGTCGCCGACGGTGTGGCGCTGAACGTGGCGGTGGGCGGCCGCGGCCGCCCGGTCGTGCTGCTGCACGGCTTCCCGCAGACCCACCTGATGTGGCGGCACGTCGCCGCCGACCTGGCCGCCGACCACACCGTGATCTGCCCGGACCTGCGCGGGTACGGCGCCAGCGACAAGCCGCCCGCGCACGACGAGGACACGTACGCGAAGCGGACCATGGCCGCCGACGTGGTGGCGCTGGCCCGGGCGCTCGGTCACGAGCGGTTCGCGCTGGCCGGGCACGACCGGGGCGCGCTGGTCGCGGTGCGCGCCGGCCTGGACCATCCGGACGTCGTCACCCACCTGGCGTCGTTGGACGTGCTGCCCACCCTCGACATGTGGGACGTGCTGCACGGGGCGTCGGCGGCGGTGGCCTTCCACCTCTACCTGATGGCGCAGCCGCCCGGCCTGCCCGAGCGGATGATCTCGGCAAGCGCTGACGCGTTCTTCGGCTACTTCCTCGACGCCTGGGGCACCGGCCCGGCGGCCGTGCCGGTTGAGGTGCGTGCCGAGTACCTGCGGGCCTCCCGGGAGGCGGTCGACTCGATCGTCGCCGACTACCGGGCCTCGGCCGGCATCGACGTGGCGCACGACCGGGCGGACCGGGACGCGGGGCGACGGCTGGACATGCCGGTGACCGTGATCCAGCAGGACTGGGGCGCGGCGCTCGGCTACGACGCGCAGGCGGTGTGGCGGGCCTGGGCCCCGGACCTGGAGCACCGCACCACCACCGCCGGGCACTTCCTGGCCGAGGCGGCCCCGGCCGAGGTCACCGAGGCGCTGCGGGCGCTCCTGAAGCGGTAG
- a CDS encoding DUF664 domain-containing protein has protein sequence MTVPTLTRDERADLLAALATARAALTATVRDLTDAQAGARPTVSALCLGGVLKHVASGEEAWLRFVVEGPATMTFTLPDGVTWPDIMGGTARELPQWLVDRERTFQMLPEDTLPTILDRYARVAARTEEIVAGIDDLSAAQPVPEAPWHEPGTVMSVRAVLTHVIAETRQHTGHAEILRETLDRRATT, from the coding sequence ATGACCGTCCCCACCCTGACCCGCGACGAGCGTGCCGACCTGCTCGCGGCGCTCGCCACCGCCCGGGCCGCGCTGACCGCGACGGTGCGCGACCTCACCGACGCCCAGGCCGGCGCGCGTCCCACCGTCAGCGCGCTCTGCCTGGGCGGCGTGCTCAAGCATGTGGCCTCCGGCGAGGAAGCCTGGCTGCGCTTCGTGGTCGAGGGCCCGGCGACGATGACGTTCACCCTGCCCGACGGGGTCACCTGGCCCGACATCATGGGCGGCACGGCGCGTGAGCTGCCACAGTGGTTGGTCGACCGGGAGCGGACGTTCCAGATGCTGCCCGAGGACACGCTGCCCACCATCCTCGACCGATACGCCCGGGTGGCCGCCCGCACCGAGGAGATCGTGGCCGGCATCGACGACCTGTCGGCCGCACAGCCGGTGCCGGAGGCGCCGTGGCACGAGCCCGGCACGGTCATGAGCGTGCGGGCGGTGCTGACGCACGTCATCGCCGAGACCCGCCAGCACACCGGCCACGCGGAGATCCTGCGCGAGACGCTCGACCGGCGGGCCACCACCTGA
- a CDS encoding ABC transporter permease, whose product MSAATVASPPGRPSLAGDSRTLTCRALAHWRRDPGPLAGALAFNILILLMFAYLFGGALQVPGGGSYREFLMPGMFAMTMLFGISQTTMAVSADAERGITDRLRSMPVSRLAPLLGRALADMLFAVVTLAVMLLAGLAVGWRAHGGPGDTLAALGLILLLRFALTWVGIYLGLVTKGAGAVTAVQTLEFPLGFLSSAFVAPSTMPAWLGAVAEWNPLSATVGATRELFGNPGWGGEGWVAAHHPLLAVLWPLALVAVFVPLSLRRYRALGG is encoded by the coding sequence GTGAGCGCCGCCACCGTCGCCTCGCCGCCGGGCCGCCCGTCCCTGGCCGGCGACAGCCGCACCCTCACCTGTCGGGCGCTCGCGCACTGGCGTCGCGACCCCGGCCCGCTGGCCGGCGCGCTCGCCTTCAACATCCTGATCCTGCTGATGTTCGCCTACCTGTTCGGCGGCGCGCTCCAGGTGCCCGGCGGCGGCAGCTACCGGGAGTTCCTGATGCCCGGCATGTTCGCCATGACCATGCTCTTCGGCATCAGCCAGACCACCATGGCGGTCTCCGCCGACGCCGAACGCGGCATCACCGACCGGCTCCGGTCGATGCCGGTGTCCCGGCTGGCCCCGCTGCTCGGCCGGGCGCTGGCCGACATGCTGTTCGCGGTGGTGACGCTCGCGGTCATGCTGCTCGCCGGCCTGGCCGTGGGCTGGCGCGCGCACGGCGGCCCCGGCGACACGCTCGCCGCGCTCGGGCTGATCCTGCTGCTGCGCTTCGCGCTGACCTGGGTGGGCATCTACCTCGGCCTGGTCACGAAAGGCGCGGGCGCGGTGACCGCCGTGCAGACGCTGGAGTTCCCGCTCGGCTTCCTGTCCAGCGCGTTCGTCGCGCCGTCGACCATGCCCGCCTGGCTCGGCGCGGTCGCCGAGTGGAACCCGCTGTCGGCGACCGTCGGCGCCACCCGGGAACTGTTCGGAAACCCCGGTTGGGGTGGCGAGGGCTGGGTGGCCGCGCACCACCCGCTGCTGGCCGTGCTCTGGCCGCTGGCGCTGGTCGCCGTGTTCGTGCCGCTGTCCCTGCGCCGCTACCGCGCGCTGGGCGGCTGA
- a CDS encoding tetratricopeptide repeat protein, with amino-acid sequence MSIVAVEGMAGVGKTRFAVHAAHRLAADYPDGQFYLDLHGFSAGSTPAAPGAVLETMLRRLGVPASAIPESVDDRSTLLRDRLADRRVLLVLDNAADEAQVSPLLPAASGCLVIVTSRRALAMDGACVIVLDVFSPAEARELLTGLLGPDRVAAEPASVEELAGRCGHLPLAVAVAGRRLRGRPAWRVAHLLARLSDPDRGLAEFTVGARGVEDVFALSYRALPAARQRLFRLLGVHLGDDVTAALAAALVGDDPADAERDLEALLDEHLVQQVRPGRHELHDLLRRYAARQVAATPDEAAAARRRLVDWYVATADGATRLIRRFPLPPVGRVPEPVAPVPGFGDEEAALRWLDAEFANLRAAIHGAADLPAWRNAVVLVHLLQPYLVRRGQVDDALATLRAAAEAARGLDDPVAEAYTLTALGQAHDTAGRTDRSLELLRDALERHVRLGQAVGEATTRHHLAMVFRRLGRHRDAIAEYRRAVVLFRAAGDGQWEASALSGLSVDLHLAGRDEEALAQALRALSLQRVVGGPGLARVENNVGLLHARLGRHAEAVPYALRALAWQRRTGSRPGQANALANLAFSYARTGRPTEAVRAAAEAVEIARDLGPDLRAKTWNTLGEAHRSAGDHAAALRCHREALDIATRIGEAEEQARARAGIDDASVPAGT; translated from the coding sequence GTGTCGATCGTCGCCGTCGAGGGCATGGCCGGCGTGGGCAAGACCCGGTTCGCGGTGCACGCCGCGCACCGCCTCGCCGCCGACTACCCGGACGGACAGTTCTATCTAGACCTGCACGGGTTCAGTGCCGGGTCGACGCCGGCCGCCCCCGGCGCGGTGCTGGAAACGATGCTGCGCCGGCTCGGGGTGCCGGCGTCGGCGATCCCCGAGTCCGTCGACGACCGATCGACGTTGCTGCGCGATCGGCTGGCCGACCGGCGGGTGCTGCTCGTGCTGGACAACGCCGCGGACGAGGCCCAGGTGTCGCCGCTGCTGCCGGCCGCCTCGGGGTGCCTGGTGATCGTGACCAGCCGGCGCGCGCTGGCCATGGACGGCGCGTGCGTGATCGTGCTCGACGTGTTCAGCCCGGCGGAGGCGCGGGAGCTGCTGACCGGCCTGCTCGGCCCGGACCGGGTCGCCGCCGAGCCGGCCTCGGTCGAGGAGCTCGCCGGCCGATGCGGGCACCTGCCGCTGGCCGTCGCGGTCGCCGGGCGGCGGTTGCGCGGGCGACCGGCGTGGCGGGTCGCGCACCTGCTGGCCCGGCTCAGCGATCCGGACCGCGGGCTGGCCGAGTTCACCGTCGGCGCACGCGGCGTCGAGGACGTCTTCGCCCTGTCGTACCGGGCGCTGCCGGCCGCCCGGCAGCGGCTGTTCCGGCTGCTCGGCGTGCACCTCGGCGACGACGTGACCGCGGCGTTGGCGGCGGCGCTGGTCGGTGACGACCCGGCGGACGCCGAGCGGGACCTGGAGGCGCTGCTCGACGAGCACCTGGTGCAGCAGGTGCGGCCCGGCCGCCACGAGCTGCACGACCTGCTGCGCCGCTACGCCGCCCGGCAGGTGGCGGCGACGCCGGACGAGGCCGCCGCGGCGCGGCGGCGGCTCGTCGACTGGTACGTGGCGACCGCCGACGGGGCCACCCGGCTGATCCGCCGCTTCCCGCTGCCGCCGGTCGGGCGAGTGCCGGAGCCGGTGGCGCCGGTGCCCGGTTTCGGGGACGAGGAGGCGGCGCTGCGCTGGCTCGACGCCGAGTTCGCGAACCTGCGGGCGGCGATCCACGGCGCCGCGGACCTGCCGGCGTGGCGCAACGCGGTGGTGTTGGTGCACCTCCTCCAGCCCTACCTGGTCCGCCGTGGCCAGGTCGACGACGCGCTGGCGACGTTGCGGGCCGCCGCCGAGGCGGCCCGCGGCCTCGACGACCCGGTCGCCGAGGCGTACACGCTCACCGCGCTGGGCCAGGCCCACGACACCGCCGGCCGCACGGACCGGTCGCTGGAGTTGCTCCGCGACGCGCTGGAGCGCCACGTCCGCCTCGGCCAGGCCGTCGGTGAGGCGACCACCCGCCACCACCTCGCCATGGTCTTCCGCCGGCTCGGCCGGCACCGGGACGCGATCGCCGAGTACCGGCGGGCCGTGGTGCTGTTCCGCGCCGCCGGCGACGGCCAGTGGGAGGCGTCGGCGTTGAGCGGCCTCAGCGTCGACCTGCACCTCGCCGGCCGGGACGAGGAGGCGTTGGCGCAGGCGTTGCGGGCGCTGTCGCTGCAACGCGTCGTCGGCGGGCCCGGCCTGGCGCGCGTGGAGAACAACGTCGGTCTGCTGCACGCCCGGCTGGGCCGGCACGCCGAGGCGGTGCCGTACGCGCTGCGGGCGTTGGCCTGGCAACGCCGGACCGGGAGCCGGCCCGGTCAGGCCAACGCGTTGGCGAACCTGGCGTTCAGCTATGCCCGCACGGGTCGGCCCACCGAGGCGGTGCGGGCCGCCGCCGAGGCGGTGGAGATCGCCCGTGACCTCGGCCCGGACCTGCGGGCGAAAACGTGGAACACCCTGGGAGAGGCGCACCGGTCCGCCGGCGACCACGCCGCCGCGCTGCGCTGCCACCGCGAGGCGCTCGACATCGCCACCCGGATCGGGGAGGCCGAGGAGCAGGCCCGGGCGCGTGCCGGGATCGACGACGCCTCCGTGCCCGCCGGCACTTAG
- a CDS encoding TetR/AcrR family transcriptional regulator, translated as MSTDRRRKADPARSLAILWRTREPASRGAGPGLSVDRIVRTAVEIADAEGIDALTMRRVSEALGVGTMSVYTYVPGKAELLDVMVDTVLGDLPRPADMPGGWRGRLERIARDNLALYRAHPWLLRAETTRPVLGPNVLAKYDHELHAVADIGLDDVEMDAVLTLVLGHAKSAARAALDVVELERETGMTDEAWWQTHAPWLEKFMATGSYPLAARVGTAAGLAHGAAYGPDHAFEFGLQRVLDGISVVVAERAAGG; from the coding sequence ATGTCGACCGACCGCAGGCGCAAGGCCGACCCCGCCCGCAGCCTGGCCATCCTCTGGCGCACCCGGGAGCCGGCGAGCCGCGGCGCCGGGCCCGGTCTCAGCGTCGACCGGATCGTGCGGACGGCCGTCGAGATCGCCGACGCCGAGGGCATCGACGCGCTCACCATGCGCCGGGTCAGTGAGGCGCTCGGCGTCGGCACCATGTCCGTCTACACCTACGTGCCGGGCAAGGCCGAACTGCTCGACGTCATGGTCGACACCGTCCTCGGCGACCTGCCCCGCCCGGCCGACATGCCGGGCGGCTGGCGCGGGCGGCTGGAGCGCATCGCCCGGGACAACCTGGCGCTCTACCGCGCCCATCCGTGGCTGCTGCGCGCCGAGACCACCCGGCCGGTGCTCGGCCCCAACGTGCTCGCCAAGTACGACCACGAGCTGCACGCGGTCGCGGACATCGGCCTCGACGACGTGGAGATGGACGCCGTGCTCACGCTCGTGCTCGGGCACGCGAAGAGCGCGGCCCGCGCCGCGCTCGACGTGGTCGAGCTGGAGCGGGAAACCGGGATGACCGACGAGGCGTGGTGGCAGACGCACGCGCCCTGGCTGGAGAAGTTCATGGCCACCGGCAGCTATCCGCTCGCCGCCCGGGTCGGCACCGCCGCCGGCCTGGCGCACGGCGCCGCGTACGGGCCGGACCACGCGTTCGAGTTCGGCCTCCAGCGGGTGCTCGACGGCATCTCGGTGGTGGTCGCCGAACGCGCGGCCGGCGGCTGA
- a CDS encoding WYL domain-containing protein — MPTTSARLLSLLSLLQARRDWPGAVLAERLGVSPRTVRRDVDRLRELGYPIVSAKGPDGGYRLGAGSALPPLLFDDEQAVALTVALQTAVTTVTGIEEAAARALTTVRQVMPARLRHRVDALRIVAVQRAGAATKPRVEPALLMTLSAAVHAREELRFDYPPAPTVVPTDGAPPPRRTQPHHLVTWGGRWYLVAWDLDRADWRTFRVDRIRPRTPTGPRFAPRELPGGDVAAFVAGRFTGATGPGDWPCRGEVILDLPARTVSAWTRDGVVEELGPDRCRLVLGAWSWPGLAAVLGRYDADIEVVGPPELRTAFAHLSRRYARAAHPPP, encoded by the coding sequence ATGCCGACCACCTCCGCACGACTGCTCTCCCTGCTGTCCCTGTTGCAGGCGCGTCGGGACTGGCCGGGCGCGGTGCTGGCCGAACGGCTCGGCGTCAGTCCGCGCACCGTGCGCCGTGACGTCGACCGACTGCGCGAGCTGGGCTATCCGATCGTGAGCGCCAAGGGACCGGACGGTGGCTACCGGCTCGGCGCCGGCTCGGCGCTGCCACCGCTGCTCTTCGACGACGAGCAGGCCGTCGCGCTCACCGTGGCGTTGCAGACCGCCGTCACCACCGTCACCGGCATCGAGGAGGCCGCCGCGCGGGCGCTGACCACGGTGCGGCAGGTGATGCCGGCGCGGCTGCGGCACCGCGTCGACGCGCTGCGAATCGTCGCCGTGCAACGGGCCGGAGCCGCCACGAAGCCCCGGGTCGAGCCGGCGTTGCTGATGACGCTCAGCGCCGCCGTGCACGCCCGCGAGGAACTGCGCTTCGACTATCCACCCGCGCCGACGGTCGTCCCGACCGACGGGGCGCCGCCGCCGCGCCGGACGCAACCGCACCACCTGGTCACCTGGGGCGGGCGCTGGTACCTGGTCGCCTGGGACCTGGACCGGGCCGACTGGCGCACGTTCCGCGTCGACCGGATCCGCCCGCGTACGCCCACCGGGCCGCGGTTCGCGCCCCGCGAGCTGCCCGGCGGGGACGTGGCCGCATTCGTCGCCGGCCGGTTCACCGGGGCGACCGGCCCCGGCGACTGGCCGTGCCGGGGCGAGGTGATCCTCGACCTGCCCGCCCGCACGGTCTCCGCGTGGACCCGCGACGGCGTCGTCGAGGAACTCGGCCCGGACCGGTGCCGGCTGGTGCTGGGCGCCTGGTCCTGGCCGGGCCTGGCCGCCGTGCTCGGCCGCTACGACGCCGACATCGAAGTCGTCGGCCCACCCGAGCTGCGCACCGCCTTCGCCCACCTGTCCCGCCGCTACGCCCGGGCCGCCCATCCCCCACCCTGA
- a CDS encoding GNAT family protein, which produces MAHPSYPLRTPRLLLRPVSLDDLDDVHAWQRRPDVVRWMLGAEPRTREESRASVAAMAGEDALRAEGDCLTLAAVSGALVVGAVELVWRSRADRTAELGYVFHPDHGGRGLATEAAAAVLDWGFGEFGLHRVTARCHAGNEPSARLATRLGFRREAWHVRSYRFRGEWADQFVFAVLAEEWRAGRDALVGFRRASPRR; this is translated from the coding sequence ATGGCCCACCCGAGCTACCCGCTGCGTACGCCACGACTGCTGCTGCGCCCCGTCAGCCTCGACGACCTCGACGACGTGCACGCCTGGCAGCGCCGTCCCGACGTGGTCCGCTGGATGCTCGGCGCGGAGCCGCGTACCCGGGAGGAGTCCCGGGCGTCGGTGGCCGCGATGGCGGGCGAGGACGCGCTGCGCGCGGAGGGCGACTGCCTGACGCTGGCCGCCGTCTCCGGGGCCCTGGTGGTCGGCGCCGTGGAGCTGGTGTGGCGGAGCCGGGCCGACCGCACCGCCGAACTCGGTTACGTCTTCCACCCCGACCACGGCGGCCGTGGCCTCGCCACCGAGGCGGCCGCGGCGGTGCTGGACTGGGGCTTCGGGGAGTTCGGGCTGCACCGGGTGACGGCCCGCTGCCACGCCGGCAACGAGCCGTCCGCCCGGCTGGCGACCCGGCTCGGCTTCCGGCGGGAGGCCTGGCACGTGCGCAGCTACCGGTTCCGTGGCGAGTGGGCCGACCAGTTCGTCTTCGCCGTGCTGGCCGAGGAGTGGCGGGCGGGCCGGGACGCGTTGGTAGGTTTCCGACGTGCCAGCCCCCGCAGATGA
- a CDS encoding MOSC N-terminal beta barrel domain-containing protein, producing MRLVSTHVHPVKSLAGVDVDHATVEPWGLRHDRRWVLLQPDGAVLTARTAPRMLGLTATPGTGSITLTDRHGASLTVTKPVAGPPAGTTLSRLDTLRLAAGEAHDWLSDRLGQRVRLGWLDDPRRRPVSAAHGGRPGDPLNLSDAGPLLLATLPSLRRLRDWIVEGALERGEPAPDPLPMARFRPTVVLDGPVEPFAEDGWTRVRIGAADFRVAERCDRCQLTLIDPETLTRGKEPIRTLARHRRQDGKTWFGIRLIPVTTGEIAVGDPVVAG from the coding sequence GTGCGACTCGTCTCGACGCACGTCCACCCGGTGAAGTCCCTCGCCGGGGTGGACGTCGACCACGCCACGGTCGAGCCGTGGGGGCTGCGCCACGACCGGCGCTGGGTGCTCCTGCAACCCGACGGCGCGGTGCTGACCGCCCGCACCGCGCCCCGGATGCTCGGCCTGACCGCCACGCCCGGGACCGGGTCGATCACGCTCACCGACCGGCACGGCGCGTCGCTGACCGTGACCAAGCCGGTGGCCGGGCCACCGGCCGGCACCACGCTGTCCCGGCTGGACACGCTGCGGCTGGCCGCCGGTGAGGCGCACGACTGGCTCTCCGACCGGCTGGGCCAGCGGGTGCGGCTGGGCTGGCTGGACGACCCGCGACGCCGGCCGGTCTCCGCCGCGCACGGCGGCCGACCGGGTGACCCGCTGAACCTCTCCGACGCCGGCCCGCTGCTGCTCGCCACGCTGCCGTCGCTACGCCGCCTGCGTGACTGGATCGTCGAGGGCGCGCTGGAGCGGGGCGAGCCGGCGCCGGACCCGCTGCCGATGGCGCGGTTCCGCCCCACCGTCGTCCTCGACGGGCCGGTCGAGCCGTTCGCCGAGGACGGCTGGACCCGGGTCCGGATCGGCGCGGCCGACTTCCGGGTCGCCGAACGCTGCGACCGCTGCCAGCTCACCCTGATCGACCCGGAGACCCTCACCCGAGGCAAGGAGCCGATCCGCACGTTGGCGCGGCACCGGCGGCAGGACGGGAAGACCTGGTTCGGGATCCGGCTGATCCCGGTGACCACCGGGGAGATCGCCGTCGGCGACCCGGTGGTCGCCGGCTGA
- a CDS encoding aminotransferase class I/II-fold pyridoxal phosphate-dependent enzyme: protein MGVSVGDRNPLTQLTLDQLRRRTSVKWRLHPPDVLPLWVAEQDVPLAPPVAEALRRAVDLGDTGYAYGTAYAEALGGFAARRWDWADFPVARSTLVPDVMMGVVEVLRLVTDPGDAVVVCPPVYPPFYAFVTHADRRLVEAPLGPDLRLDLAALDEAFRAARAVGDRPALLLCNPHNPTGVVHRGDELAAVAGLAARHGVRVVSDEIHAPLVLAGARFTPYLTVPGADDAFALVSASKAWNLAGLKAALAVAGPAAAADLARMPEEVSHGPSHLGVLAHTAAFRDGGPWLDLLLDGLDANRALLGSLLAEHLPEVSWRPPEGTYLAWLDCTRLDVPTEAPGDGPGVASDLAGPARMFLDDARVALSSGHVFGAGGVGFVRLNFATSPAMLTEAVTRMGRATRSPAA, encoded by the coding sequence ATGGGCGTTTCCGTCGGCGACCGCAATCCGCTCACCCAGCTCACGCTCGACCAGCTCCGTCGGCGCACCAGCGTGAAGTGGCGGCTGCACCCGCCGGACGTGCTGCCGCTGTGGGTCGCCGAGCAGGACGTGCCGTTGGCGCCGCCGGTGGCCGAGGCGCTGCGCCGCGCGGTCGACCTGGGCGACACCGGCTACGCGTACGGGACGGCGTACGCGGAGGCGCTCGGCGGGTTCGCCGCCCGCCGCTGGGACTGGGCCGACTTCCCGGTCGCGCGCAGCACGCTCGTGCCCGACGTGATGATGGGCGTGGTCGAGGTGCTGCGGCTGGTCACCGACCCGGGCGACGCGGTGGTGGTCTGTCCCCCCGTCTACCCGCCGTTCTACGCGTTCGTCACACACGCCGACCGCCGGCTGGTCGAGGCCCCGCTCGGGCCGGACCTGCGGCTGGACCTCGCCGCGCTGGACGAGGCGTTCCGCGCGGCGCGCGCGGTCGGCGACCGGCCCGCGCTTCTGCTCTGCAATCCGCACAACCCGACCGGGGTGGTGCATCGCGGCGACGAGTTGGCGGCCGTCGCCGGGTTGGCCGCGCGGCACGGCGTGCGGGTGGTCTCCGACGAGATCCACGCCCCGCTGGTGCTCGCCGGGGCGCGGTTCACCCCCTACCTGACGGTCCCCGGCGCCGACGACGCGTTCGCCCTGGTCTCGGCGTCGAAGGCGTGGAACCTCGCCGGCCTGAAGGCGGCGTTGGCGGTGGCCGGGCCGGCCGCCGCGGCCGACCTGGCCCGGATGCCGGAGGAGGTCAGCCACGGCCCCAGCCACCTCGGGGTGCTCGCGCACACCGCCGCGTTCCGCGACGGCGGGCCCTGGCTGGACCTGCTGCTCGACGGCCTCGACGCCAACCGCGCGTTGCTCGGGTCGCTGCTGGCCGAGCACCTGCCCGAGGTGTCGTGGCGCCCGCCCGAGGGGACCTACCTCGCCTGGCTGGACTGCACCCGCCTCGACGTGCCCACCGAGGCGCCGGGCGACGGGCCGGGAGTGGCCAGTGACCTGGCCGGCCCGGCGCGGATGTTCCTCGACGACGCCCGGGTGGCGCTCAGCTCCGGGCACGTCTTCGGCGCCGGCGGCGTCGGCTTCGTGCGTCTCAACTTCGCCACCTCGCCGGCCATGCTGACCGAGGCGGTGACCCGGATGGGCCGGGCGACGCGGTCACCCGCCGCCTGA